The following nucleotide sequence is from Pseudomonas sp. S09G 359.
AACACCGATTTGCCCGAGCCCGACTCGCCGATCACGCAGAGGATTTCGCCCTTGCGCACGTCCAGGCTGATGCCCTGCACCGCATGGCTGCGGTCCGCGCCCTTGGGCAGTTCGACGGACAGATTCTCGACCCGCAACACCGTTTGATGGCTGCTCATGCTCAACTCCTTGCGCCTTGCTGCGCGTGTTCATCCAGCCCGTCGGCGAGCAGGCTCAGGCCGAGCATCAGGGTGGAAATGGCGATGCACGGGAAAATGACCAGGTGCGGGAAAGTAATCGCCATGGCGCGGCCGTCGTTGATCATGCCGCCCCAGTCCGGGGTCGGTGGCGGCAGGCCGAGGCCGAGGAAGCCGAGGGCGCCGATCATGATCGCGGTGTAGCCGATGCGCAGGCAGAAATCGACGATCAGCGGCCCGCCGCAATTGGGCAGGATTTCCACCAGCATGATGCGCAGCGCGCCTTCGCCCTGGGTGACGGCGCTGAGCACGTAGTCGCGCGAGCGGATATCGATGGTCAGCGCGCGCATGATGCGGAAGATCGCCGGGGCACTGGTGAACGTCACCGCAATCAGGATATTCAGCGCCGAGGCGCCGAGGGCGATGATGATCACGATGTACAGCACCAGCACCGGGAACGACAGCACGGTGTCCGCCAGGTAGGACAGCGCCGCATCCACCCAGCCGCCGAAGTAACCGGCGCAGAGGCCCATGGCGATGCCCACGGCAAACGCCGTGAGGGTCGCGAGCACCGACCAGAACAGCACGGTGCGTGTGCCCCAGATCAGCCGCGAAAGAATGTCGCGGCCAATCATGTCGGTGCCCAGCAGGAAGCTCGCGCCGTCATCGCCGGCGGTCATCGGCGTGAGCAGCGGGGTAAAGCTTTCCAGCGGGTCATGGGGCGCCAGCCACGGCGCGCACACGGCGATCAGCAGCCAGCCGCCAACCAGCAACAGGCCGAGCAGGGCCAACGGGTGCTTGAAGGATTTGAGCAGGTTCATTGGCGGCCTCCGCCGAGACTGCGCAGGGTGATGCGCGGGTTGAGCCAGGTGTAGGCCAGGTCTGAGAAGATCTTGCTGACGCCCACCACCACGCCGCTGATCATCGCGCAGGCTTCGATCAGGTAGACGTCATGGTTGAGCGACGCGGTATAGAGCATCGAGCCGAAGCCCTTGTAGGCGAAAAACACCTCGACCACGATCACGTTCGACAGCAGCCAGGGGATGTACAGCATGATCACCGTGACCGGCGCGATCAGCACGTTGCGCAGGGCATGGCGCAGCACGATGCGCGTGGTCGAGGCGCCCTTGAGCCGGGCGGTGCGGATGTACGGTGCCTGCATCACTTCGACCATGGACGCGCGGGTGATGCGCGCCAGGTAGCCGATGCCGAACAGGCACAGCACCATCAGCGGCAGCACCAGTTGTACCGCGCTGAAACCGTCGCTCATGCTGCTCACGCCGGGCAGCCAGTTGAGCCAGAACACAAAGATCGCCGAGACAAATACTGCGCTGGCGAAGTCCGGGATCGAGGTGGTGACGATCGACAGGAACGACACCAGCCGGTCGACCGGCGAGCCCTGGCGAATCCCGGCGAGAATGCCCAACGTCAGCGCTACCGGGACCATCACCAGCAAGGCCAGGCCGGCCAGGGTCAGGGTTTGCCAGAGGTTGGGCAGCAACAGCTTGAGCACCGGCTCACGGAAGTAGACCGAGGTGCCCCAGTCGCCGCTGACAAAGTCCTTGAGCCACACCAGGTAGCGCCACACGAACGGTTGGTTGTAGCCGTGTTCCAGCAACCACGCCGCGCGCTGGTCGGCGGCGGAGTAGGGGCCGAGGACGTTGATTGCGACGTCCTCGATGTTCAGTTCCAGGGCCAGGAACACAATCAGCGACACCGACAGCAGGGTCGCCAACAGCATCAGCAATTTTCGCGATAGAAAATGAACCATCAGGTGCATGCTCCGACAGGGAAGGGGGTGTAGCGTCTGGGAATCAGGCGCTCAGCCAGACATTGCCCATGGGGTAGAAGTCGGAAGGGTGCACTTGGAAGCCCTGGACCTTTTTGCTCACGGCGGTGAACTTGTCGCCCCAGAACGGCTGCACGATCACGCACGCGTCCTGCAGGATCTGCTCGACGCTGTGCATGGCCTGCGCACGTTGCTTGGGGTCGATGATGCCCATGGCTTTGTCCAGGGCGGCATCGAAGGCCGGGTCGCTGTAGTGGCTTTCATTCCAGGCGCCGCCGCCGCGATAGGCCAGCTCCAGGGACATCACCCCCAGCGGGCGATGGGCCCAATAGGTGAGGCTAAAGGCGGCCTTGTCCCAGATCGGCCAGTACTGCGCGGCGGGCACCACTTTGAGATTGATGCGGATGCCGGCTTCCAGGCAGTTCTGTTGCAGGATCTGTGCGCAGTCCTGCTCATAACGGCCCTGGGTGTTGCCGACGATCAGGTCGATGTCCAGGCCATTGGGGAAGCCGGCTTCGACCAAGAGTTTTTTCGCTGCCGCCACATCGCGCTCGCGCTTGGGCAGTGGGAAATACTCGGGATGGGACGGCGCCACGTGGTGGTCTTCACCCAGGGTGCCCATGCCGCGATAGGCGACCTTGAGCATCTGCGCGTTGTCGGCGCAGAGCACCACGGCTTTACGCACGCGCACGTCGGTGAAGGGCTTCTGGTCGCAGGCCATGCGCATCACCACGGTCTGCGCGGATTTGCAGCTGAGCAATTGCGCACCGGGCAGGCGCTTGGCCAGGTCCAGCTCGGCCACGGTGACGCGGTAGAGCACGTCGACTTGCCCGGCTTGCAGGGCGGCGAGGTGGGTGGACACGTCGGTGCCCATGTCGATGTAGCGCAGCTCATCGAGGTTGGCGGGATTGCCCCAGTAATCGGCGCGCTTGGAGAAGGTCGCCTGCTTGTTCACCGCAAACGACACCAGCTTGAACGGGCCGGTGGCCAACGGGTTTTTCGCCCAGTCATCGCCGGCCTTGAAGCTGCGATGGACCAGGGCGCAGGTGAACGCGTTGAGCATCTCCGGAATCGCCAGGATCGGCCGCTTGAGTTGCAGGTGGAACTGGTAGTCGCTGACTTTTTCGAAGGCCTTGATGTCCTGGAACGCGGTGCGGTTGACCGACTTGGAGTCGGCGGCGATCCAGCGTTGGATATTGTGTTGCACGTCGTCGGCGTTGAAGCTGTCGCCGTTGCTCCACTTCACGTCCTGGCGCAGGTTGAAGGTCCAGGTGGTGAGGTCCTCGGACGGGCTCCAGCTTTCGGCCAGGTATGGGTGGGTGATGTTGTCGGCATCGACCCAGGTGAGGTATTCGAGGGAATTGCGCAACAGGTTAGAGGCTTCGATCCAGGTGATCAGCATCGGGTCCTGGATTTCCTGGATGGCGCAGGCAAATCGCAGGCTGCCGCCCTGACGTGCCGGGGTACCGTCGGCGGCCTGGGCAGCACTGCCGAACACGGCCGAGCCGATGAAGCTGGAGGCGCTGGCCACAGTGATGCCAAGGAGAGTGGCGGTGCGCAGGAATTGACGGCGGTTGATCTCGCCAATTTGCACCTGCTTGCACAGCGCATCGACGGCGGTGTGCGGCGCGTTACCGTCCAGGGTCGTTAGAACGTTGGAATCGGACATGGGGCTGCTCTCATGTTGTTTTTATTAGAGATGGCCGCAGTTTTTGTCATCGTTGCCGCGATCGACAAACGATAAATTCAGCGCT
It contains:
- a CDS encoding ABC transporter permease, whose translation is MNLLKSFKHPLALLGLLLVGGWLLIAVCAPWLAPHDPLESFTPLLTPMTAGDDGASFLLGTDMIGRDILSRLIWGTRTVLFWSVLATLTAFAVGIAMGLCAGYFGGWVDAALSYLADTVLSFPVLVLYIVIIIALGASALNILIAVTFTSAPAIFRIMRALTIDIRSRDYVLSAVTQGEGALRIMLVEILPNCGGPLIVDFCLRIGYTAIMIGALGFLGLGLPPPTPDWGGMINDGRAMAITFPHLVIFPCIAISTLMLGLSLLADGLDEHAQQGARS
- a CDS encoding ABC transporter substrate-binding protein, which encodes MSDSNVLTTLDGNAPHTAVDALCKQVQIGEINRRQFLRTATLLGITVASASSFIGSAVFGSAAQAADGTPARQGGSLRFACAIQEIQDPMLITWIEASNLLRNSLEYLTWVDADNITHPYLAESWSPSEDLTTWTFNLRQDVKWSNGDSFNADDVQHNIQRWIAADSKSVNRTAFQDIKAFEKVSDYQFHLQLKRPILAIPEMLNAFTCALVHRSFKAGDDWAKNPLATGPFKLVSFAVNKQATFSKRADYWGNPANLDELRYIDMGTDVSTHLAALQAGQVDVLYRVTVAELDLAKRLPGAQLLSCKSAQTVVMRMACDQKPFTDVRVRKAVVLCADNAQMLKVAYRGMGTLGEDHHVAPSHPEYFPLPKRERDVAAAKKLLVEAGFPNGLDIDLIVGNTQGRYEQDCAQILQQNCLEAGIRINLKVVPAAQYWPIWDKAAFSLTYWAHRPLGVMSLELAYRGGGAWNESHYSDPAFDAALDKAMGIIDPKQRAQAMHSVEQILQDACVIVQPFWGDKFTAVSKKVQGFQVHPSDFYPMGNVWLSA
- a CDS encoding ABC transporter permease codes for the protein MVHFLSRKLLMLLATLLSVSLIVFLALELNIEDVAINVLGPYSAADQRAAWLLEHGYNQPFVWRYLVWLKDFVSGDWGTSVYFREPVLKLLLPNLWQTLTLAGLALLVMVPVALTLGILAGIRQGSPVDRLVSFLSIVTTSIPDFASAVFVSAIFVFWLNWLPGVSSMSDGFSAVQLVLPLMVLCLFGIGYLARITRASMVEVMQAPYIRTARLKGASTTRIVLRHALRNVLIAPVTVIMLYIPWLLSNVIVVEVFFAYKGFGSMLYTASLNHDVYLIEACAMISGVVVGVSKIFSDLAYTWLNPRITLRSLGGGRQ